The genome window AAACCCCATGTGAGGTTCTTCTCGGTGAAAATAAGTTTGTGGTTCCACCTAAAATTTTTGGATGTACATGCTTTGTAAGAGATCATAGACCTCAAGTGGGGAAGTTGGATCCTCGTGCTCTGAAATGCATTTTTGTTGGATATCCTACAGGTCAAAAAGGCTACAAGTGTTGGAATCCTAGTGAACGACGCCTATTTGTAGGCATGGATGTTACATTCAGAGAGACTATGCCTTTCTACGGTGAGAAGACATATTTAAATTTCTTTCTTGAATCTGCCTCTAATAGCATAGATGATGCTAGTCGAGAGGGGGATAATATAGAGGTTGATCCAAAGGAGCACCATTCAAATAAAATGGAAGTGGTGATCGGTGCTTCCCAACAAAAAATGCAAGTAGTAGGGCCAAATGAACCAGAGTCAAACTCCAGTCATGAGAATAATAGATCTTGTGGTGATAATTTACAATACAAGGGTGAAGTATATACAAGAAGAAAGTCTCACTTGCATTCTGAGCCTCATGAAACAAATCCATCATCTAGTACTGAGCAGTTTTCTCCTGACACATTAGAGACTACAGATGCACCATTGATCTCTCATAGAGAAATTGAAGATCCATCTTCTCATGATTTGCCCATTGCAATACGAAAAGGAGCACGTGCTAAGGCTGGAGTGCCTCCAACAAGGTATGGATATGAACATGACATTGGCAATTATGTTTCTTATGCGTCTTTGTCACCATCATATAGGGCATTTGTTGCGTCATTGCATTCTATAGCAATTCCAAGAGATTGGAAAGAAGCACAACATGATTCTAACTGGCGTGAGGCAATGTTGGAGGAGCTTAAGGCTCTTGAAAAGAATCAAACATGGGAGTTTGTGAAACTGCCTAAAGGAAAAAAAAGCAGTCAGTTGTAAGCGGGTATTCACTGTGAAGCAAAACCTAGAAGGAAAGGTAGAACGATATAAAGCAAGGTTGGTTGCAAGGGGGTACAGCCAAACATATGGAATTGATTATGATGAGACATTTGCCCCCGTGGCAAAAATGAGTACGGTAAGGACACTAATCTCTTGTGCTGCGAACTTTGGTTGGCCTTTGTATCAACTAGATGTTAAGAATGCATTCTTGCATGGTGATTTACAAGAGGAGGTCTATATGGAGATCCCACCTGGAGTGTCAGAGCCCGGGGCAGCCGAAAAGGTATGCCGATTGAAAAAATCATTATATGGTCTCAAGCAGTCACCATGAGCTTGGTTTGATAGATTTAGACGTGCACTATGTGGTATGGGATATAAACAATGCAATGGGGATCATACTGTATTTTATCGACACTTCGGGCGTCGAATTGCAATTCTAGCTGTGTATGTGGATGATATTATCATCACAGGTGACGACGAACATGAGATCGCTCATCTAAAAGAGAATCTGAGTAAGGAGTTTGAGGTTAAAGATCTTGGTCACCTTAAGTACTTTCTTGGTATTGAGGTTGACCGATCCCCACAAGGAATAGTTCTTTCTCAGAGGAAGTATGTTCTAGACTTACTTGATGAAACATGTATGCTTGGATGTCGACCTATAGCAACACCTATTGACTTGAATCACAAATTATGTGCTGAATCTGGTGATCCTGTGAACAAGGAAAGCTACCAAAGGCTTGTTGGTCGACTCATCTACTTGTGTCACACAAGGCCTGATATCACATATGCTGTCAGTGTGGTGAGCCGATACATGCATGACCCAAAAAGTGGACATCTTGATGCAGTTTATCGTATACTGCGATATTTAAAGTCTTGTCCTGGAAAGGGAATATTCTTTAAGAGTCATGGTCATCTAAAGGTGGAAGGATACTCTGATGCAGACTGGGCCAGCTGCCTTGATGATAGAAGATCGACTTCAGGTTATTGTGTGTTTGTTGGGGGAAATTTGATATTATGGAGAAGTAAGAAACAATCAGTTGTATCCCGTTCCACTGCTGAAGCAGAATATAGAGCTATGTCACTTGTGTTATGTGAGATGCTGTGGGTTAAGAATCTTCTATCAGAATTGAATGTATTGAGAAGAAGTCCCCTGAGGCTAGGGTGCGATAACAAATCAGCTATAAGTATAGCTAATAATCATGTTCAACATGACAGAACAAAACATGTGGAGATTGATCGGTTCTTCATCAAGGAGAAGTTAGATGATGGAACATTAGAGCTGAGTCATGTAAGTTCGAAGGATCAAATAGCTGATTGCTTAACTAAGGGTTTAGGAGTAAAAGAGTGTCATATATTATGTAACAAGATGGAAATGATTGATATCTATCGTCCATCTTGAGGGGGAGTGTTGGGCCGTGTCCGTCCGTGTATGTAGAGCCCAAGAGGCATGTATATTTATGTGTATTGTATCAGCTGCAATAGAGAGGGTTCTAGAGACTTCAAAACCCTACCTCAACAGAACTCGAGCATTGGAGCTCCAGCCTCTATGTGTACGGTACTGGTTGACAGGTTCTCTGTGACATGTGTCTCGAATTATTTATGCCTTGTTTATGTTTTTTCCTCTGGTGCATGTGCAGCATCCTAACAGGTCAATTCACACTCACGGTTACATTTTTATACAACTAAAGTGATAAGGAAAAACTTGCAGATTCCAATCAGGCAGCAGATGTGATaagaaacctaggaaaaataaatacTCGATCGCCCATGGCAACAGAACTCAAACTGACAATCAAAACATATATAGCTAGAAATCACAGTGCCCTACATAAAAAAACATATATCCAAAGTAAtacgaataacaaaagaattggcaaGGTCAAAATTTGGTATCAGAAACCTTGCTAGGCTACGTTCGAAAATAGTGGGACAGCAAAACTGATGCAAGTAGTACTGGTAGCATGCATCTATATAACGTAGGTGGATACAGATTTGGGAGATTTCAATTTATATGCTACTGGAGTCCCTTCCAAAGATGAATCGCCTCCCCCAATCTGATACGACTAGCATCCTTGTGCGCCAACTGAATTGTTTGCTGTATTGAACAAGAGCAAACGGCAATCAAAACCAGCATTCAACTAGATATGTAAGGTAGAGCATACTGAGGGACCGGAACAAGATCATACCTTGCATAGACAGAATACCACAGCCATTGGGTGCTGTGTCCAACATGTACCCAGTCACCTGGCAATTGGTAAGCAGTTTGCTCTCCACCCAGTGGAGCGAATTGCCCAAGATGCTTGTACCTGTACATCACACGACAAAAGATTAGTAACTGCTAGGTTCAGGATGCTCAATCATAGTCATGCAAATGGAAGTATCATCCAGTTACACATATTGAGAACAGCGAAGTTACAGGTATGTTTTTTTTACAGAATTTTGTAATCTATATCAGTTACTCCCCCTACGGGCATGTTCGGTTCGGTCTGGATCGAAGGGGGTTGAGGGAGATTAAATCCTTTTATATTCAATTTTAACTAAAAATAGATTTAATCCCTTCCAACCCCCTTCGATCCAGATACAACCGAACAAGCCTTATGGAGATATACCATAGCATGGAAAACAGACCTGAAAGGTTTGAACCGATGGCGCCCTGCACCTCTGATCCTTATAGGCCCCTCAGGATATTCTTCACACATCTTCATTCTGTTGAAGCAATCCGCTAGGTAACTTCCCTCTTGTGCAGCAACCTGAACCAACAAGCAGTACAATGTTAGCACATAAATTACAGAAGTGATCTTGCCACTCTGAACTCAATGAGTCAGCTCGCCTCTAAAGCTACACGCCAATAACCTGAGCTGTTGCTGGGAGCATCTTGACTTGAGAGTCCACTTGAGCAAGGGCCCTTTTGAACTGTTCGATGTCCAGTTCTTTGAACTCCTTGGAGCTACCATCTGAGTCTTTAAGTAGATCATGGAAGCCCTTCATTTGGTTGGATTTAAGATACAATTCCACTTGTGGGTATCTCTCATAGATGTCTCCAAGAAcatcttttattttcttcacagtTAAAGTGCCAGAGTTATCCTTGTCTGCTACTCGGAATATGGCAGCAACATCTTCCTGAAAACGTTAATATGACCCACTAAATATGTAAGCACATTTTAAACAAATGCTACTCCCTCCAGTCAGCTTCATATTACGTTTCAGACAACGATTTAGTATTGCCTACTAACGTAGTGTATTAGTCATTTAGTCCTATGTATTGTATATAATTAGAAGCTCAATACAATGCAATCTAATTTTGCGGCAAGACCTCTAAGGCCGTCTTCATCAGATCGTGCATATGGTTATACAAAACACTGTTTTACATTGTAGATTACACTTTTTACAGAATATAACTTGAAATAGAAGATGGTAGAAAGTGGAATAGTCTAATAAAAACTCAACACTAAAAGCAACAACACTTTTCTAATTGGTTCTTCCCTATGTGAATATAGCAGCTATGTTTGGTATTAGATCCAGATTCTTAAAAGAAAGTAAATACGATACACACAATTGCCACTATTAAAAACAAGCTAAATGCAGGTGTCAGTTTGAACTAAGAGAGACCATGagtagtaattttgataaacaacTGTCATACCTATGGTGTGCTTTTTGGTATAACATGTTTTAAAATTTCAGTAGCATGAACGTACCATAACTTTTCTTTGAGCAATCGTTGCGCAATCACCAAGAGCATATACATCCTCACACCCTTGAACCCTAAGCCACTCATCAGTAGCTAGCACACGCCGGTTCTCCTGCAAAAGAAATGTGGATATTGGACTTGGTGTGTACATGGACATTTTTCACTCGTGAGTCGTGAACGGAGAACAAGGACATACAAAATATACCAAGAGCATATACAAGATATACCAAGGATATACAAGATATACCTGACCAACTTGCTTCATAAAATCCATAATGATGGGACGGGTTCCAATTCCAGTTGACCAAACTGCCATCCCATAAGGAACGGCGACCTCTCCTGTAGCAGGATTGGTCATGAGAATATCCTTATTAGACACCTTCACGACTTTAAAATTTGTCTTCAAATCTATGCCATCCCTCTTGAACTTCTCTTCAGCAAATTGGGTGATTCTTTTGTCAAACCTAAATAAACCATGAAATATTATTAAAATACTGCAACATATCGAAGACATCAGGAGGCAACAGGTGCATTAAATATATAAGATGATTCAGGAGATCTTTCACGAGCCTCTCGTATTAACTGCATAAACATAAGAAACACCACATAAAAGTAGCAAGTATGAGACAATAATTCTTCAGAAACACTTTTTGTTCCTTATGAAAAATAAAATAGAGCAAAGACACATCTAACCATTTTATTTGGTGTCTCCACAATATAGCTTTGGGTTAATTAGATTGACTGAAGTAAACATCAAAGGGGTTACAAAGCACAGAACGAACTTTACATTGTAAGGATATGACCTCCTGCTTCAATTACTGAAATGTTTACGTGCTTCTTAACATCAGGatacaactttgccaagtcttcaTTCACAAAGTCGTGCAACTCTGCAGCAAATTCTACCCCTGTTGGGCCACCACCAATAATAACAAAATGAAGGTTCTTCTTTCGTTCTTCCTCAGAAAGATTTGGAAGGGCAGCTCTTTCAAAACATTTCATGACACTCTTCCTGATCTTTTGAGCATCCTCTACTTCCTACAATAGTGACACTCTATCAAAAGGCACTCAATTTTGCACTAATTAAAAAAAACGTTAACAGCATTACATGTTACATCAAGAGCAGCAGAAAACAACAGGTCATGGAACATGCAACAAGTAAACCAAATAATAAAATTTAGCTTTGCTCTAAATCAACTTAACTAACTTTGACCAAGTTTGTAGAAAAAAGCACGGCCGTCAACAACACCAAATTAGTTTCATTAAGTTTTCCATAAATCATGTCTTGATAGTGTATTTATTTTAACTTGTAGATGTTAATGTATTTTTTTTCTAAAAACTTGATGAATATTAGAAGTTCGTAGAACAAAGCTAAAGTGACCTATAATTTAAAATGTAGGGAGTAGGACCCAATCACCCAAGGTAAACCTAACATCcatataaaaaataaataaatagcatGAAAAACCTTTGTTCATCAATTCAACTAGGGACTTCATTGCTTCACTAGGCCTTACAGTACACACCTTTAGGAAATGGCAATTCTCAGTAACACCAGGCGTGTTGAAAGTATTAGGTCTAGCCCCAACACTGACAATCAGGTAATCATAATCCACCACAAATTCACCGTTTCCATTAATGTTTGTCCCAACATCTGATCTGCAGTGGACTTTTTTGTTTGTTGGATCAATCTTGAAGCACTCCGCCTCCCAAAATCGGAATGCACCATTTCTCTACAGAAATATTAAGCGCAAATCAGTTGCAGCACTAGCACTTTATCATATATCAGTTGCACAGTCCATATAATATACAGGGTTTACAGTTTCGAAAAAGAAAAAATTTGGCCCCAGCGAAAAACAGGAAATTTCCGAAATTTCGGAAATTCTAGGTCAAAATCAAATAGATTTAATTTTTTAAAAACAAAAAAATGATATAATTTATATTAAAAAATGCCAATTTCGGAACCATATATTTTTCGGACCCCACCGAAATCAAGGAAATTTCTGAAATTTCAGTCGAAATTGTAAACCCTGATAATATATCATATATGTACTAACACAGAATCGTAGAAACAAAAATATGATCATCTCATGGCTATAAGTACTACAAATTTATAATGGATAATGCTCATTGCTTTTGAATGTTTGCATGCCATTCAACAGGATTTATATAGCCCTTTAGGGATTTACCTCTTTTTGATACAACGGGTAGATCTCATGCCGGCTCATTAAAAAAAGGATTTCTATAGAAGTAATTTCTGTGCATACAAGCTGGATCTATGTAAGGCGTATGACCGTGTCGACTGGGGTTATCTCCAAAGTGTGGGCAGTGGTTGATGGAGTGTGCAACTGTCACGACCCTTGGCCAGCGGTAGAGACCACCGCGACGTGAGACGCAAGACAAGCAGAGAAGAACAGAGATAAGTGGTTGGGTAGTTTCAACAGATTCGATTCCTTTCTGATTTTGCCTGTCTGGCTCAAAGCACCGAGTACAATATTTATACGCACACCAACAACTCCCTGGTCTATTATTTACGGCCCAAGATGGCACTAATACGGCTTAACAGCCCACAACTCCATTACAGACTCCATTAACAACGAAATAGAAATGCCTGGCTGACTGACCTCGGTCCACCAGTCTTCGCGCCACTCCATCTCCCGCAGATCCACTTCAGTCCGCGTCTTCAGTCATGACATCTCCCCGGGCCTCAGATAACGCTTGTCCCCAAGCGTTTGCCTCTGGAAACCGTGCCCTGGCCACTGCATAATCCTCCCATGTTGCAGCTTCCTTAGGTACCCCACTCCATTTCACCAGCACTTGAACAATAGCTCGATTGCCCTTTCTCACCATCCTTCGATCAAGGACCTGCTCTGGCTCTATACCCCCTTGAGACAAATCCACCGCAGGAGGTAGCTCTGAGAAAACTGGAGAATAACAGGGCAGGAATGGCTtcagttgtgacacatgaaaaACCGGATGTACTTGTGCATCCCCAGGTAATTCGAGCTTGTATGCCACCTCCCCAATCCTTGATATCACCTTGAAAGGACCAAAGTACTTAAATGCCAATTTAGGACAGGATCGGTTCACCACAGTCTTTTGTGCATAAGgttgtaacttcagcaaaaccAGATCGCCCACTTGAAATTCCCTGGGAGTTCTGCCCTTGTCAGCATACTGCTTCATGCGAAGCTGAGCTCGTGCTAACTGCTCCTTTAGCATGACTGAAAATGCATTCCTTTCAGCAAACCAGTCAGCTATCTCCCTATCTTCCATGCCCAGCGTTTTTGGTGCAACAAGCAATGGTGCTTCATAGCCATACAACACCTTGAAGGGCGTACATCCCAGCACCGAATGATATGTAGTATTATACCAGTACTCAGCTAAAGCGAGCCAGCTCTTCCACTTGTTAGGTTGGTCATGTACAGCACACCTGAGATACATTTCCAAGCACTGATTCACTCGCTCACTCTGACCAtccgtttgagggtgatatgcagTGGACATCAGCAACTTCACTCCCATAAGTTGGAATAGATTTTTCCAAAAGGCACTGGTGAAAACCTTGTCTCTGTCAGACACTATAGATCTGGGAACCCCATGCAACTTCACCACATTCTCGAGAAATACTTGGGCAACTCCTTTAGCAGTAAAGGGGTGCTTTAGAGGAAGGAAATGACTGTATTTCGAGAATCTATCCACCACTACCAGAATGGTATCAAACCCCTCAGACTTTGGTAACCCTTCTATGAAATCCATAGTCACATCTTCCCAAATACCTTGCGGAACTGGTAAAGGCTGTAGCAGCCCTGCGGGGTGCACCCTCTCAGCCTTGGCCTTTTGACAGATTGCACATTGCTGCACATACTGTGTCACATCATTTTTTAAACCCTTCCACCAGAACACCTTCTTTACCCTCTGATATGTTGCTTGAATTCCAGAGTGCCCTCCAACTGCACTATCATGCAGTGCTGCAATTAGTTTAGTGCGCAGAGCTGAGTTGCACCCAATCCAGATCCGGTTTGCTTTTCTGATAATACCTTGCTGCAAAGAAAACCCCTGTTCATCCGGGCTCTGAATTAACAGTTGAGTGATCAATTGCTGTGCATCCTCATCTGTGGCATACGAGTTCACTACTTCTTGAATCCATATAGGCTGAATTTCAGAGAGAACAGACAACCCCATCATATGCTCCACCCTTGATAATGCATCCGCCACTACATTCTCTGTGCCCTTTTTATACACCACCTGAAACTGCAAGCCCATAAGCTTGGTCATGGCTTTCTTCTGCAGATCAGACTGTAACTGCTGATCTCCAAGATAAGTCAGAGATTTGTGATCTGTTTTAATCACAAAGGCACCCCTCTGCAAATATTGTCTCCACCTGTCCACTGCTAGGATCAGAGCCAAAAACTCCTTCTCATAAATTGAAAGGTGTTTGTTCTTCTCACCCAATGCCTTGCTGATGAAGGCTATGGGCCTGCCTTGTTGCATCAGAACAGCCCCCAATCCTATATCTGAAGCATCAGTTTCTACCGTAAATGGCAAGTCAAATCTTGGTAAAGCCAGAACTGGAGTAGAGGCCATAGCTTGTTTCAAGTTTTCAAAAGCTATCTGAGCTTCTTCTGACCATGCAAACCCTTGCTGTTTTTGCAACAGCCTTGTGAGAGGTTTAGCCAACAACCCATAGTTCTTCACAAATCTTCTATAGTAACCTGTAAGGCCAAGAAATCCCCTAAGCTCAGTGACATTCCTGGGCTGGGGCCAGTTCAACATTACTTCAGTTTTACTAGGGTCAGTTGATACCCCTTCTCTTGAAATCACATGCCCCAGATACTTCAATTCAGATTTCATAAATGTACATTTCTTCATTTTCAAATAAACTGATGTTCTCTCAACTTATCCAAAACCAGTCTAATATGTTGCAAGTGAGCCTCCAAACTGGAACTGTAAATGAGTATGTCATCTAGAAAAACCATCACAAATTTTCTGAGGAAACTCTGCAATATTGAATTCATGGCACACTGAAAGCTAGCTGGAGCATTGGTGAGCCCAAATGGCATCACCCTGAACTGATAATGACCATGGTGTGTCTTAAAAGCAGTTTTGAACTCATCCTCAGCCCCCattcggatctggtgataccctgaggtcATGTCGAGACTTGTGAAAAATTTAGTTCCAGCTAATTCATCCAATATCTCCTCCACCAAAGGCATTGGAAATCTGTTCTTAATTGTCATGTCATTCAATTTTCTGTAATCCACACAAAACCTCCAACTTCCATCCTTCTTTTGCACCAATAACACAGGAGAGGCAAAAGGACTCACACTAGGAACTATCAATCCCGCAGCCAATAGTTCCGACACTTGCTTTTCAATCTCAGTTTTGTGATGTGGTGAATACCTGTAGGGTCTGGAATTCACTGGTATAGAACCTGGCAAGAGTGGGATATGATGGTCATATGGTCTAGTGGGAGGCAACTGGGTGGGCACCGCAAACACATCCGCAAACTCTTCCAGAATTCCTGTTAGTGTCTCATTTCCAGCCTCATCTTCCTCTCCTTTAACCTCCTCCAGCATCACAAACACCCATACTTCATCTCCCTTCACCCACTTTTCTAACTGCAAAACAGACACCTGTTGCACCTCTCTCTTTAGGTCTGCTTCCCCTTGAAGTTTAACCTCCACCCCTTGATCACAGAAGGTTAGCACCTTGTTGATCCAGTCACAATGCATTGGGCTATGCTGTTTCAACCAGTCATACCCTAATATCACATCATAAGCCTCCAACGCCAACACCCTCATGGCAGTTCTATAAACATGCCCCCCAGCCTTCCACTTCACCTCTCTGACATTTTTTTCACACACCATGATCTCTCCATTAGCTACCTTCACCTTCACAGGAGGACAATCTTCTGTGCTCAACCCCAGTTTAGTCACCATCCTCTGACTAATAAAAGTTGTGGAACTCCCGGAGTCAATCAGCATAACCAGCACCTGATCTTGAATCAGAGATAGCACCCTCATACAACCATCACACTCTGTCCCCTTTATGGCATTCCAGGACAGCTGATGTAATCCTTCCACTATATGCTCCTCCTCCTGTTCCAGCTTCAGCAACACTTCGTCAGTTAGAACTGTGCTCATATCCTCCACTGTCAACTGATGTATTTGAGTCACTACTCGCTTGGGACATTTGGCTTGATGCCCAGGTTCAAATTTGTCTCCACATATGTAACATAGCCCATTGGCCCTTCTATAATCTCTTAACTGCCTTTCCTTATTCAATTCAGGATTCAGAATTCCACTTCTACTCCCTATTGCTTGAGTCTTGATTCCCATAACTCCCTTCTGACTTCTCATCCTATTCTTCTCGGCAATTTCCTGATATAATTGGGCTAATCTCATGGCCTTATCCACTGTCTTGGGCGTCCGGGCCATCACTTGGGACTGAATCTCAGGCTTCAAACCCCTCACATAGTGGGTCACAAACAAAGTCTCATCCAACTCCGGATTATGCAAAGTAGCTGCATATCTGATATCATTGAAAGCCTGGGAATATTCTTCTACCCCATGCTGTTGTTTCACATTGACCAGCGCTCTCATGGCATGAGGGTACTCTTCCACCCCAAACTTCTCCCTCACCGCATGGGTGAACTGCTCCCAGTCTCCCAAACCATGTTTCAGTTTATACACCTGCAGCCACTTCGACGCATTTCCCTCCATGTGCGTCGAGGCAGTGCTTGCCCAGATCCATTCGGGCACCTGATAAACTGTGAAATATTCCACACACCTATCAAACCAGATTCCTGGATCATTCCCATGGAACTTAGGAAACGACCACTTCGGTAGAGAACTGGGCCTGAACTCCCTTCCTTCACCCCATTGCTCCCTCCGTTCTCTACCTCCTTCCCTGCCGAATCCTCCGCCCCTCTCATCCCCGCGATGGACACGGTGTTCTCGCTCAGAGTTGGATTCGTTACCTTCCAAATCCTTCGCCAGCAGCTCGAGTCGAAGACGCGAGACAGTCTGCTCGGTCTCCTGCAGTTGACGAGCCATGAGCGCCCGATCCTCCTCAGCCTTCCTCTGACCGACCTCCATCGCCTCCATCTTGCCCGTCAGGCGCTCCACCGCTGTCAACATGCGCTCCCATCGCTCTTCTCCTTTCTGCTCAGCTCCCGCCATGGCTTCCAGAATCAGCCGCGTTTGCACCGACGGCTTGGTGGATGG of Zea mays cultivar B73 chromosome 8, Zm-B73-REFERENCE-NAM-5.0, whole genome shotgun sequence contains these proteins:
- the LOC103636591 gene encoding external alternative NAD(P)H-ubiquinone oxidoreductase B3, mitochondrial isoform X2 → MEWREDWWTERNGAFRFWEAECFKIDPTNKKVHCRSDVGTNINGNGEFVVDYDYLIVSVGARPNTFNTPGVTENCHFLKEVEDAQKIRKSVMKCFERAALPNLSEEERKKNLHFVIIGGGPTGVEFAAELHDFVNEDLAKLYPDVKKHVNISVIEAGGHILTMFDKRITQFAEEKFKRDGIDLKTNFKVVKVSNKDILMTNPATGEVAVPYGMAVWSTGIGTRPIIMDFMKQVGQENRRVLATDEWLRVQGCEDVYALGDCATIAQRKVMEDVAAIFRVADKDNSGTLTVKKIKDVLGDIYERYPQVELYLKSNQMKGFHDLLKDSDGSSKEFKELDIEQFKRALAQVDSQVKMLPATAQVAAQEGSYLADCFNRMKMCEEYPEGPIRIRGAGRHRFKPFRYKHLGQFAPLGGEQTAYQLPGDWVHVGHSTQWLWYSVYASKQFSWRTRMLVVSDWGRRFIFGRDSSSI
- the LOC103636591 gene encoding external alternative NAD(P)H-ubiquinone oxidoreductase B3, mitochondrial isoform X1 is translated as MASNGSSLVRRAAAAVRRMPRWKKRLVFFAVGASTLTYACQDNRVLQICDVTGNKKKVVILGTGWAGASFLRNIDTSLYDVHVVSPRNYFTFTPLLPSVTCGTVEARSIVEPIRNIVRKRNGAFRFWEAECFKIDPTNKKVHCRSDVGTNINGNGEFVVDYDYLIVSVGARPNTFNTPGVTENCHFLKEVEDAQKIRKSVMKCFERAALPNLSEEERKKNLHFVIIGGGPTGVEFAAELHDFVNEDLAKLYPDVKKHVNISVIEAGGHILTMFDKRITQFAEEKFKRDGIDLKTNFKVVKVSNKDILMTNPATGEVAVPYGMAVWSTGIGTRPIIMDFMKQVGQENRRVLATDEWLRVQGCEDVYALGDCATIAQRKVMEDVAAIFRVADKDNSGTLTVKKIKDVLGDIYERYPQVELYLKSNQMKGFHDLLKDSDGSSKEFKELDIEQFKRALAQVDSQVKMLPATAQVAAQEGSYLADCFNRMKMCEEYPEGPIRIRGAGRHRFKPFRYKHLGQFAPLGGEQTAYQLPGDWVHVGHSTQWLWYSVYASKQFSWRTRMLVVSDWGRRFIFGRDSSSI